A portion of the Mycobacterium paraseoulense genome contains these proteins:
- a CDS encoding heme-binding protein, giving the protein MFLADLFSRRLLVGALGAGAVTGTLMCATAGIAAADPPPPRPANCTAADVAGVASGVAAALSAYLYTHPDLNGFYTGLQDRPKDQIRDEVQNYFNANPQEQADLENIRQPLADIRQRCNWTPLLGQSGGTS; this is encoded by the coding sequence ATGTTCCTCGCAGATCTGTTCTCGCGCCGGCTGCTCGTCGGGGCACTCGGTGCCGGCGCGGTTACCGGCACGCTGATGTGCGCTACCGCGGGGATCGCCGCTGCCGACCCACCGCCTCCTCGGCCCGCTAACTGCACGGCAGCGGACGTAGCCGGCGTCGCGTCGGGTGTGGCGGCGGCGCTCTCGGCCTACCTGTACACCCATCCGGACCTCAACGGCTTCTACACCGGCCTCCAGGATCGGCCCAAAGACCAGATCCGCGACGAGGTGCAGAACTACTTCAACGCCAACCCGCAGGAGCAAGCCGATCTTGAGAACATCCGTCAGCCGCTGGCGGACATCCGGCAACGGTGCAACTGGACACCGCTACTGGGGCAAAGCGGCGGGACTTCCTGA
- a CDS encoding TPM domain-containing protein: MRVVRLFGVVLIVLTAGLLLAAPASAQPPSKLTDHITDSVGALTDPGRAAVNAAIDRLYRNRHIQLWVVYVDNFSRYKPDNWAERTRSATAMGDDDALLAVATNTRLYAFTVPPDVDGVTTTELNSLRGNQIEPAVAVKDWSGAAVAAADGLNKAASTSKPIWLPIAIGVIVVVVLIVVVLLVLYVARRRRAAHRAEAGDAQVSIEGRDESLGHALSTADTRLHQVSDYVTRHHDRVGAEAQTRLEEARKHLAAARGKQASNAAEAIAHANRASTLAAQAQTLANTDVLAAHRPPRGGGAASTR, translated from the coding sequence ATGCGCGTCGTCCGCCTGTTCGGTGTAGTCCTGATCGTTCTCACTGCGGGGCTGCTGTTGGCCGCCCCAGCAAGCGCGCAACCTCCTTCCAAACTCACCGATCACATCACCGACAGTGTCGGGGCGTTGACGGATCCCGGCCGGGCGGCGGTCAACGCGGCGATCGACCGGCTCTACCGCAATCGGCACATCCAACTGTGGGTGGTCTACGTCGACAACTTCTCCAGGTACAAACCCGACAACTGGGCCGAGCGGACCCGCAGCGCCACAGCCATGGGTGATGACGACGCGCTGCTGGCCGTCGCCACGAACACCAGGCTGTACGCGTTCACGGTGCCGCCGGATGTCGACGGCGTCACGACGACCGAGTTGAACAGTCTGCGCGGCAACCAGATTGAACCTGCGGTGGCCGTGAAAGACTGGAGCGGTGCTGCCGTCGCCGCGGCCGATGGGTTGAACAAGGCGGCAAGCACGTCAAAGCCGATCTGGCTGCCGATCGCGATCGGCGTCATCGTCGTCGTCGTATTGATCGTCGTGGTGCTTCTCGTGCTCTATGTCGCGCGCCGCCGCCGCGCCGCCCACCGGGCCGAGGCGGGCGACGCGCAGGTCAGCATCGAAGGGCGCGACGAGTCGTTGGGGCACGCGTTGTCCACCGCGGACACCCGCTTGCACCAAGTATCCGACTACGTCACAAGGCATCACGATCGCGTCGGCGCCGAGGCACAGACCCGGTTAGAGGAGGCGAGAAAACATCTTGCGGCGGCGCGTGGCAAGCAAGCGAGCAATGCCGCCGAAGCGATCGCCCACGCTAACCGGGCTTCGACGCTGGCCGCTCAGGCGCAGACGCTCGCAAACACCGACGTGCTGGCAGCGCACCGCCCACCACGAGGCGGAGGCGCCGCATCCACGCGGTGA
- a CDS encoding YchJ family protein has product MNEPCPCGGGGAYGVCCRPLHDGQSQAGSAEQLMRSRYSAFAYGDADYLFRTWHPRTRPADVTVDPRIRWTGLDVIDTRGGGPDDGFGEVEFTARFESAGRAGSLHERSRFERRAGRWFYLDAEPE; this is encoded by the coding sequence GTGAACGAACCGTGTCCCTGCGGCGGCGGCGGCGCCTATGGCGTGTGTTGCAGGCCGCTTCATGATGGCCAGTCGCAAGCCGGTTCGGCCGAGCAACTGATGCGATCGCGCTACTCCGCGTTCGCATACGGTGACGCCGACTATCTGTTCCGAACATGGCACCCGCGCACCCGCCCAGCCGATGTGACCGTCGACCCGCGCATTAGATGGACCGGCCTGGACGTGATCGACACGCGCGGGGGTGGACCGGATGACGGTTTCGGGGAGGTCGAATTCACGGCCCGGTTCGAGTCCGCGGGCCGGGCGGGAAGCCTGCACGAGCGCAGTCGCTTCGAGCGCCGCGCCGGCCGATGGTTCTACCTCGACGCCGAGCCGGAATGA
- a CDS encoding cytochrome P450 family protein — MRSDDEAAAGYREWLAAAQRAGQRVLRQPDGTYVLWRRDDVLAALRDGDVFASRQGELMPGQPPFAPYRKIMVDLLFTPGNSREMLKPVRGFIEERVGTLATQLDACDGAAVADAVWRAGFVTVAGLPADVDLQALDPKLVGTIRQAPQGGPDVISRLASEPLTDEEVLGMIGSVLRGLIFASFPIKAGLAMLARQPMLQRELRGSPDRQRKFIEELLRLDGGAKTVSRITSCRVTIGETTIPAGSPVELCVGLVHRDEADEMSGPGIKLVGPQRHWSFGGGPHRCPASHLARDLLSAFFEVWLAEVPFFWFDWNGGDVPKAWYPKPYSPLPAEIFDGWFPGHVPLRWRPER, encoded by the coding sequence ATGCGGTCCGACGACGAGGCGGCCGCGGGTTACCGGGAATGGCTGGCCGCCGCCCAACGGGCCGGCCAAAGAGTGCTCCGGCAGCCTGACGGTACCTACGTGTTATGGCGGCGCGACGATGTCCTCGCCGCCCTACGTGATGGCGACGTTTTCGCCAGCCGACAAGGCGAACTGATGCCCGGCCAACCGCCGTTCGCGCCCTACCGGAAAATCATGGTCGACCTGTTGTTCACGCCGGGCAATTCGCGGGAAATGCTGAAGCCCGTGCGTGGGTTCATCGAAGAACGTGTCGGCACCCTGGCGACACAACTCGACGCCTGCGACGGTGCGGCTGTCGCTGACGCTGTGTGGCGCGCGGGATTCGTTACGGTCGCTGGGTTGCCGGCGGACGTCGATCTGCAAGCGCTTGACCCCAAGCTGGTCGGGACGATCCGCCAAGCGCCGCAGGGCGGCCCCGATGTGATCAGCCGCCTCGCCAGCGAACCGCTCACCGACGAAGAAGTGCTGGGAATGATCGGGTCGGTGCTTCGCGGCTTGATCTTCGCATCGTTCCCTATCAAGGCCGGACTGGCGATGCTGGCACGGCAACCGATGCTCCAGCGGGAGTTACGCGGAAGTCCGGACCGGCAACGCAAATTCATCGAGGAGTTGTTGCGGTTGGATGGCGGGGCGAAGACGGTGTCACGAATAACCAGTTGCCGCGTGACAATCGGCGAAACGACGATCCCAGCCGGGTCCCCCGTCGAGTTGTGTGTCGGACTGGTTCATCGGGATGAGGCTGACGAAATGTCAGGACCCGGCATCAAACTCGTTGGTCCGCAACGCCATTGGAGTTTCGGTGGTGGCCCTCACCGGTGTCCGGCCTCGCACTTGGCGCGCGACCTGCTGAGCGCATTCTTTGAGGTGTGGCTTGCCGAGGTCCCATTTTTCTGGTTCGACTGGAACGGGGGCGACGTCCCCAAAGCGTGGTATCCCAAACCCTACAGCCCTTTGCCGGCCGAGATTTTCGACGGTTGGTTCCCGGGTCACGTGCCGCTCAGGTGGCGACCAGAGCGGTGA
- a CDS encoding patatin-like phospholipase family protein, with the protein MDDQVLGLDGLPRPIGYVLGGGGSLGAIQVGMLQALSEYEVTPDLVSGTSVGALNGAVIAADPKGAANRLSHVWARMSRDQVFPGGLLAQVLLLQKVNTHLFPNTGLAAVIADFISQTATFADLTLPFAAVTTDVATARPHVVCDGPLLPALLASAAIPGIFPPVDLNGHQLYDGGLVANVPMRQAVEMGARSLVVLDCNFPGQLPASTKTIADILLYTAMVAMRAQAVLEAPVLAAGIPVVYLPGPPPRLMSPLDFTYTAALIEAAYEAARSFLHQLRITGPGLYGSPSP; encoded by the coding sequence GTGGACGATCAGGTGCTTGGGTTGGACGGGCTGCCCCGACCAATCGGGTATGTGCTTGGCGGTGGGGGCAGCCTTGGCGCGATCCAAGTGGGTATGCTTCAGGCGCTGAGTGAGTACGAAGTCACTCCCGATCTCGTCTCCGGAACCTCGGTTGGGGCGCTTAACGGTGCGGTGATCGCCGCGGATCCGAAAGGTGCGGCCAACCGGCTCTCGCACGTGTGGGCACGGATGTCGCGGGATCAGGTGTTTCCGGGCGGTTTGCTCGCCCAAGTCTTGCTGCTGCAGAAGGTCAACACGCACCTGTTCCCCAATACCGGACTGGCCGCAGTGATCGCCGACTTCATAAGTCAAACAGCGACATTCGCGGATCTGACACTGCCGTTCGCCGCAGTCACCACAGACGTTGCCACCGCTCGGCCACACGTTGTGTGTGACGGTCCGCTGCTTCCCGCTCTGTTGGCCAGCGCCGCGATCCCAGGCATCTTCCCGCCTGTTGACCTCAACGGCCACCAGCTCTACGACGGTGGCTTGGTGGCCAACGTCCCGATGCGGCAGGCGGTCGAGATGGGGGCACGCTCGTTGGTGGTACTCGACTGCAATTTTCCTGGCCAGCTGCCGGCCTCGACCAAAACCATCGCTGACATTCTGCTCTACACGGCGATGGTCGCCATGCGCGCACAGGCCGTGCTCGAGGCTCCTGTCCTCGCCGCCGGGATCCCGGTCGTGTACCTTCCCGGGCCCCCGCCCAGGCTAATGTCGCCGCTTGACTTCACCTACACTGCTGCGCTGATCGAGGCCGCGTATGAGGCCGCTCGTTCGTTCCTACACCAACTTCGCATCACAGGTCCGGGCTTGTACGGATCGCCATCTCCCTGA
- a CDS encoding SDR family NAD(P)-dependent oxidoreductase — MSSTNDVVVVTGASRGLGRGIARAFGSKGATVYVTARGAEELARTVDEIEARGGTGIAVQCDHRDDNAVKALFVRVAEECGRLDILVNNAAAVDYLANSAPSPFWEKPLHVVDMIEVGLRSNYVASYYAAPIMVAAGKGLIASVSFYGAVSYFHGPAYGAAKAGTDKMMADMAMELASHGVSAVSIWPGFVLTEFIEAVPPEQLPDAVRQSLPQWEHPEFTGLVIDALYHDPQLSRLSGRALIGAELGRRYGVKDIDGKQPIDYRATMGSPVEPLHLS; from the coding sequence GTGTCGTCAACTAACGATGTCGTAGTTGTCACTGGTGCGAGTCGCGGCTTGGGCCGCGGTATCGCACGAGCGTTCGGCTCGAAAGGCGCCACGGTGTACGTGACGGCGCGCGGAGCCGAAGAGCTTGCGAGAACGGTCGACGAGATCGAGGCGCGAGGCGGCACAGGCATCGCGGTGCAATGCGACCACCGCGACGACAACGCCGTCAAAGCACTGTTCGTGCGGGTGGCCGAGGAGTGCGGTCGCCTCGACATCCTCGTCAACAATGCCGCCGCAGTCGACTACCTGGCCAACTCTGCGCCGTCTCCCTTCTGGGAGAAGCCGTTACACGTCGTCGACATGATCGAGGTGGGCCTTCGATCCAACTATGTGGCGTCCTACTACGCAGCGCCAATCATGGTGGCAGCCGGGAAGGGACTGATCGCCAGCGTGTCGTTTTACGGAGCGGTATCGTACTTCCACGGCCCAGCCTACGGCGCGGCGAAGGCCGGCACCGACAAGATGATGGCCGATATGGCGATGGAACTGGCATCCCATGGCGTCTCGGCCGTCTCGATCTGGCCGGGCTTTGTTCTCACCGAATTCATCGAAGCCGTACCCCCAGAGCAACTTCCCGACGCCGTGCGCCAATCACTTCCGCAGTGGGAGCATCCGGAGTTCACCGGTTTGGTGATCGATGCGCTCTACCACGATCCACAACTGTCCCGCTTGTCTGGCCGTGCGTTAATCGGCGCTGAACTCGGCAGACGCTACGGCGTCAAGGATATCGACGGCAAACAGCCGATCGACTACCGAGCGACGATGGGCAGTCCGGTGGAGCCATTACATCTGTCGTGA
- a CDS encoding DUF5078 domain-containing protein: MQKLTELVDMPEAFIANAVVSAPATLADAINQCPISHHMLETTCTAEQVLAAACGDEPVCHQPYMMDYNGKSTQMMRAAADRTHPVYSMNYDRGLAYSHHIPTDALMNNSRCVSTRQDVEN; this comes from the coding sequence GTGCAAAAGCTCACTGAGTTGGTGGATATGCCCGAAGCGTTCATCGCGAACGCGGTGGTATCCGCCCCAGCGACCCTGGCTGATGCCATCAACCAATGCCCGATTTCACACCACATGCTCGAGACCACCTGTACCGCAGAGCAAGTCCTGGCCGCTGCATGCGGCGACGAACCGGTCTGCCACCAGCCATACATGATGGACTACAACGGCAAGTCAACTCAGATGATGCGCGCGGCAGCAGACCGCACCCACCCGGTCTATTCGATGAATTACGACCGCGGGCTGGCTTATTCACATCACATCCCTACCGACGCATTGATGAACAACTCACGTTGCGTCAGTACACGCCAAGACGTCGAGAATTGA
- a CDS encoding DUF732 domain-containing protein has translation MRALTAVLATFLTSVLLAAPTAADPDTDFTNELHTYGIYGQPDYHAWIAKTTCERLHRGIDKDVYASATFVGRNLTHDTTTGQAWQFLAAALGTYCSDQLVRFDAATQ, from the coding sequence ATGAGAGCGTTGACCGCAGTCCTCGCGACCTTTCTCACCTCGGTGCTGCTGGCCGCACCCACGGCCGCCGATCCCGACACCGACTTCACCAACGAGCTGCACACCTACGGCATCTACGGGCAGCCGGACTACCACGCCTGGATCGCCAAGACCACCTGTGAGCGGCTGCACCGCGGAATCGACAAGGACGTCTATGCGTCAGCCACATTCGTCGGACGCAACCTCACCCACGACACCACCACCGGACAAGCCTGGCAGTTCCTGGCCGCAGCGCTGGGAACCTACTGCTCTGACCAACTGGTGCGTTTCGATGCGGCTACACAGTAG
- a CDS encoding MMPL/RND family transporter produces the protein MSAPVAEAVTEEISVPTRPRPHFGGIALAMRKLSVPIIIAWIGLAIFLNTSTPQLEKVGELRSVSMSPKGAPAAVAMQRIGQVFAEFKSDSSAMIVLEGKDKLGAEAREYYAKLVAALRADTAHVEHVQDFWSDPLTASGVQSGDGKAAYAQINLVGNQGEAKANDSVAAVHRIIEQTPAPAGVKAYLTGGAATAAEQQAIGHSSMKSVEKLTMVVILVILLVYFRSIITTLLILAMLGISVATVRGTIAFLGYHDIIGLSTFATSLVVTLAIAIAVDYAIFLIGRYQEARSLGQDRESAYYTMFGTTAHVIVASGLTIAGATFCLSFTRLPYFQTLGVPLAIGMLVMVTFAMTVGAALVVVAGRFGLLDPKRALRSRGWRKVGAAVVRWPGPILAATLVISLIGLIALPSYKTSYNDRKYLPASIPSSQGYAAAERHFAPARLNPEMLMIETDRDLRNPANFLVIDKIAKAVFKVPGIGRVQTITRPDGQPIEHSTIPYALSQQSMLSKLNDQYQGDRTADMLKQAEDMQTNIDTMQKMQNITVQMADTTNNMVTKMKDMSITLAQVRDQLANFDDFFRPLRSYFYWERHCYDIPVCWALRSIFDALDGIDAMTDNIRNLIPDMERLNSLMPQMVALMPAMIDTMKSVKQMMLTLYQTQKGMQQQTAEMQQTSHAMGEAFDAAKNDDSFYLPPEAFDNADFKRGIKQFMSPNGNAVRFIIAHEGDPMSVEGIEKIDAIKQAAKEAIKGTPLEGARIYLGGTASTFKDMADGTKYDLMIAGIAALALIFLIMLIITRAIIAAAVIVGAVVMSLCASFGISVLLWQYIIGLELHWMVLPMAMIIQLAVGADYNLLVISRLKEEVSAGVRTGIIRTLGGSGSVVTAAALLFAFTMMTMAIGELRVIGQVGTTIGLGLIFDTLIVRSFTTPAIATLLGRWYWWPQRVRVRPLPTPWPKVERLQKDPAVGVAP, from the coding sequence GTGAGCGCGCCGGTCGCAGAGGCGGTGACCGAGGAGATCTCGGTGCCGACCCGGCCGCGCCCGCATTTCGGCGGCATCGCGCTGGCGATGCGCAAGCTTTCGGTGCCGATCATCATTGCCTGGATCGGGTTGGCGATATTCCTGAATACCTCGACGCCGCAGCTCGAGAAGGTCGGTGAGTTGCGCTCGGTGTCGATGAGCCCCAAGGGCGCGCCCGCGGCTGTGGCGATGCAGCGAATCGGCCAGGTGTTCGCGGAGTTCAAATCCGACAGCTCGGCGATGATCGTGCTCGAGGGCAAGGACAAGCTGGGTGCCGAGGCCCGGGAGTATTACGCGAAATTAGTCGCCGCCCTGCGCGCCGACACCGCGCACGTCGAGCACGTCCAGGATTTCTGGAGCGACCCGCTGACCGCCTCGGGAGTGCAAAGCGGCGACGGCAAGGCCGCCTACGCCCAAATCAACCTGGTCGGCAATCAAGGTGAGGCCAAGGCTAACGATTCGGTGGCCGCCGTGCACCGGATCATCGAGCAGACCCCGGCACCCGCGGGCGTGAAGGCCTATCTCACCGGCGGTGCGGCGACGGCCGCCGAGCAGCAAGCGATCGGCCACAGCAGCATGAAATCAGTGGAGAAACTGACCATGGTGGTCATCCTGGTCATCCTGCTGGTCTACTTCCGCTCCATCATCACGACCCTGCTGATCCTCGCGATGCTCGGGATCAGCGTGGCGACCGTCCGCGGGACGATCGCCTTCCTGGGCTACCACGACATCATCGGGCTCTCGACCTTTGCCACCAGCCTGGTGGTGACGTTGGCCATCGCCATCGCCGTCGACTACGCGATCTTTCTGATCGGCCGCTATCAGGAGGCGCGCAGCCTGGGTCAGGACCGAGAATCGGCGTACTACACCATGTTCGGTACCACCGCCCACGTCATCGTCGCCTCCGGCCTCACGATCGCGGGGGCCACCTTCTGCCTGAGCTTCACCCGGCTGCCGTACTTCCAGACGCTCGGCGTGCCGTTGGCTATCGGCATGCTCGTGATGGTCACGTTCGCGATGACCGTCGGGGCAGCGTTAGTGGTGGTGGCCGGCAGGTTCGGCCTGCTCGATCCCAAACGCGCTTTGCGCTCGCGGGGCTGGCGCAAGGTCGGTGCCGCGGTGGTGCGCTGGCCCGGACCGATTCTGGCTGCCACCCTGGTGATATCGCTGATCGGACTGATCGCGCTGCCCAGCTATAAAACGAGTTATAACGACCGTAAGTACCTGCCGGCGAGCATCCCCTCGAGCCAGGGCTACGCAGCGGCCGAGCGGCATTTCGCCCCCGCCCGGCTCAACCCCGAGATGCTGATGATCGAGACGGACCGCGACCTGCGAAACCCGGCGAACTTCCTGGTGATCGACAAGATCGCCAAAGCGGTGTTCAAAGTGCCCGGGATCGGGCGCGTCCAGACGATCACCCGGCCCGACGGACAGCCCATCGAGCACAGCACCATCCCCTACGCCCTGTCCCAGCAGAGCATGTTGAGCAAGCTCAACGACCAATACCAGGGTGACCGGACGGCCGACATGTTGAAACAGGCCGAAGACATGCAAACGAACATCGACACGATGCAGAAGATGCAGAACATCACCGTCCAGATGGCCGATACCACCAACAACATGGTGACGAAGATGAAAGACATGTCGATCACGCTCGCGCAGGTGCGAGATCAGCTGGCGAATTTCGACGACTTCTTCCGGCCGCTACGCAGCTACTTCTACTGGGAACGGCACTGCTACGACATCCCGGTCTGCTGGGCGTTGCGCTCGATCTTCGACGCACTCGACGGCATCGACGCGATGACCGACAACATCCGAAACTTGATCCCGGACATGGAACGGCTCAATTCCCTGATGCCGCAGATGGTTGCGTTGATGCCGGCCATGATCGACACGATGAAATCGGTCAAACAGATGATGCTGACGCTGTACCAAACGCAGAAGGGGATGCAGCAGCAAACGGCCGAGATGCAGCAGACCTCCCACGCGATGGGGGAGGCGTTCGATGCAGCCAAGAACGACGACTCATTCTATTTGCCGCCGGAAGCCTTCGACAACGCCGACTTCAAGCGCGGCATCAAGCAATTCATGTCCCCGAACGGGAACGCGGTGCGATTCATCATCGCCCACGAGGGTGACCCGATGTCGGTGGAGGGCATCGAAAAGATCGACGCCATCAAGCAAGCCGCGAAAGAAGCGATCAAGGGCACACCGCTGGAGGGGGCACGAATCTACCTCGGCGGTACCGCGTCGACCTTCAAAGACATGGCCGACGGCACGAAGTACGACTTGATGATCGCGGGTATCGCCGCGCTCGCGCTGATCTTCCTGATCATGCTCATCATCACCCGGGCCATCATCGCCGCGGCGGTGATCGTCGGCGCGGTGGTGATGTCGCTGTGCGCCTCATTCGGCATCTCAGTACTACTGTGGCAGTATATCATTGGGCTCGAACTGCACTGGATGGTGCTGCCCATGGCAATGATCATCCAGCTTGCCGTGGGCGCCGACTACAACCTGCTGGTGATCTCGCGCCTCAAGGAGGAAGTCAGCGCAGGGGTCCGCACCGGCATCATCCGCACCCTGGGAGGCAGCGGTTCGGTCGTCACCGCCGCCGCGCTGCTGTTCGCCTTCACGATGATGACCATGGCGATCGGCGAGCTGCGGGTGATCGGTCAGGTCGGCACCACCATCGGACTGGGATTGATCTTCGACACCCTGATAGTCCGGTCGTTCACGACGCCGGCGATCGCTACCCTGCTGGGGCGGTGGTACTGGTGGCCGCAGCGGGTGCGGGTGCGCCCGCTGCCCACCCCGTGGCCCAAAGTCGAGCGTTTGCAGAAAGATCCGGCGGTAGGAGTGGCGCCATGA
- a CDS encoding MmpS family transport accessory protein has product MKVLQRVWLPLVMVGVVALGGVAVSRIRGIFGSDPVLVTPMNFAGDAKRFNPKVVRYEVSGPAGAVVDINYTDLKAIPRRASNVALPWSLTLSTTDPSVSATLVAQGDADSLGCRVYVDDQLRAERVVDGYDAQTYCIVKSA; this is encoded by the coding sequence ATGAAAGTGCTCCAACGTGTGTGGCTGCCGTTGGTGATGGTGGGCGTCGTTGCCCTTGGCGGGGTGGCTGTCAGCCGGATCCGGGGGATCTTCGGCTCGGATCCGGTGCTGGTAACGCCGATGAACTTCGCCGGTGATGCCAAGCGGTTCAACCCGAAGGTGGTGCGTTACGAGGTCTCCGGTCCCGCCGGTGCGGTCGTCGACATCAACTACACCGACCTAAAAGCGATACCCCGGCGGGCGAGTAACGTCGCACTGCCCTGGTCATTGACCCTGTCGACCACCGATCCATCCGTGTCTGCGACGCTGGTCGCCCAAGGTGATGCCGACTCGCTGGGCTGTCGCGTTTACGTCGACGACCAGCTGCGCGCTGAGCGCGTCGTCGACGGGTACGACGCCCAGACCTACTGCATTGTGAAGTCCGCGTGA
- a CDS encoding TetR/AcrR family transcriptional regulator codes for MAKPVAARGFARERVLEAALELFAQYGVRGTSIQMIGARLGVTKASVYYQFQSKDDIALAVAQPIFDDLARIQRIANGLPTPEARRDVALSGLIDLVIRHRQVANVIYGDPAMTELINTHPDLRHTVDNFTDLLLGAQRSCSDLVAMTLLTAGIYGCTADARLSGITDDDLRDLLQDVVKKVTAAL; via the coding sequence ATGGCCAAACCCGTGGCTGCTCGCGGTTTCGCGCGCGAGCGCGTGCTCGAGGCGGCGCTTGAGCTGTTCGCCCAATACGGCGTCCGCGGCACCTCCATTCAGATGATCGGCGCGCGGCTCGGTGTTACGAAAGCCTCCGTCTACTACCAGTTTCAGTCCAAGGACGACATCGCCCTAGCAGTTGCCCAACCGATATTTGATGACCTCGCACGCATCCAGCGCATCGCAAACGGGCTTCCCACGCCGGAAGCGCGCCGCGACGTCGCCCTCAGCGGCCTCATCGACCTCGTCATCCGACACCGCCAAGTGGCCAACGTCATCTACGGCGATCCGGCCATGACCGAGCTGATCAACACCCACCCGGATCTGCGCCACACTGTCGACAACTTCACCGACCTGCTGCTCGGCGCGCAACGGAGCTGTTCTGATCTGGTCGCCATGACGCTACTCACCGCCGGAATCTACGGATGTACGGCCGACGCCCGCCTGAGCGGAATCACCGACGACGACCTGCGCGACCTATTGCAGGATGTCGTCAAGAAGGTCACCGCAGCGCTATGA
- a CDS encoding MmpS family transport accessory protein: MYRLMKHFWIPMLLVVVVALGAYAIVRIHGSAGPRAPKSAEGSGITANFNPKHITYEITGSGGTASLNYLDENGQPHLIENTPLPWSFTIVTTLPSMSANIMAQGDRNVSDLRCRVTVDGDVRDARTSTDLVKPFIYCLVKSV; this comes from the coding sequence CTGTACCGGCTGATGAAGCACTTCTGGATCCCAATGCTTCTTGTGGTCGTGGTCGCGCTCGGCGCCTATGCCATCGTCCGTATTCACGGATCGGCGGGACCGCGAGCGCCGAAGTCAGCTGAGGGGTCAGGGATTACCGCGAACTTCAACCCGAAGCACATCACGTACGAGATCACCGGTTCCGGGGGCACCGCGAGCCTCAACTACCTCGATGAGAACGGTCAACCCCATCTCATCGAAAACACGCCGCTGCCTTGGTCGTTCACCATCGTGACGACACTGCCGTCGATGTCGGCCAACATCATGGCTCAGGGTGACCGAAACGTCAGCGACCTTCGATGTCGGGTCACGGTCGACGGCGACGTGCGCGACGCCCGGACCAGCACCGACTTGGTCAAACCGTTCATCTACTGCTTGGTGAAATCCGTATGA